The Fructilactobacillus myrtifloralis genome contains a region encoding:
- a CDS encoding D-alanyl-D-alanine carboxypeptidase family protein: MPKYLQSAGNRRSLWQRTWKWLLGGGIILVLGAGGLAYQLHQPAVKRTPKTVKVSKNSPTITAANPIPLKTSAKEAIVIDAHTGQILGEKNAHRQVGIASESKILTANAVLKAIRAKKISWSTMVPITKKSDWSKKDPNVYAHLDVHEGQKLPVRTLFNAMYTLSANDAAFALADFVKPPRLTQQQALQKWAKELRLTDSQWYNAAGQLNRNAGAYEVPHQKFTAENKASVAQVAKVTYQNLKLDPAMSQDFQADELVYHPTEQETRAKPTEFSRFRKGTRPYLRNPLNLTFKNFKTGSTPKYGGGVAALMKDQAGHELIVVVNGAGNYISRFPRFQTSVTAATQVLEQTQPMELKTHQRIQNLSTIKHPHAQSQKLEHPGVYWGSTKLIQTKRVN; encoded by the coding sequence TCATCCTGGTTCTCGGAGCTGGTGGGTTAGCCTACCAACTCCACCAACCAGCGGTTAAACGCACCCCGAAAACCGTGAAGGTCTCTAAAAACTCGCCTACCATCACGGCGGCAAATCCGATTCCGCTCAAAACCAGCGCCAAAGAAGCAATTGTAATTGATGCCCATACCGGTCAAATTCTAGGGGAGAAGAATGCTCACCGCCAAGTGGGCATCGCGTCTGAAAGCAAGATTTTGACAGCCAACGCGGTCTTAAAAGCAATCCGGGCGAAAAAAATTAGTTGGTCAACCATGGTACCCATTACCAAAAAGTCGGACTGGTCCAAAAAGGATCCCAATGTCTATGCCCATTTAGACGTCCATGAGGGGCAAAAGCTCCCGGTGCGCACCCTGTTCAATGCAATGTACACGCTGTCGGCCAACGATGCCGCCTTTGCATTAGCAGACTTCGTTAAACCACCTCGCTTAACCCAACAACAAGCCCTCCAGAAGTGGGCCAAAGAACTGCGTTTAACGGATTCCCAGTGGTATAACGCCGCCGGCCAACTCAATCGCAACGCGGGAGCTTATGAAGTTCCCCACCAAAAGTTCACGGCAGAAAACAAGGCTAGTGTTGCCCAGGTTGCCAAAGTGACTTATCAAAATCTCAAACTCGATCCGGCAATGTCACAAGACTTTCAAGCCGACGAGCTCGTTTATCATCCGACCGAACAGGAAACCCGGGCCAAACCCACTGAATTTTCCCGGTTTCGGAAGGGGACCCGGCCCTACCTGCGTAATCCCTTAAACTTAACCTTTAAGAACTTTAAAACCGGCTCAACTCCCAAATACGGTGGAGGCGTGGCCGCTTTAATGAAAGATCAGGCTGGTCATGAACTGATCGTGGTTGTAAACGGGGCTGGCAACTACATTAGTCGGTTTCCCCGCTTTCAAACCAGTGTAACCGCGGCTACCCAAGTCCTAGAGCAAACCCAGCCAATGGAGCTGAAAACGCACCAACGCATCCAAAATCTTTCCACCATTAAGCATCCGCACGCCCAGTCCCAGAAACTGGAACATCCCGGCGTTTACTGGGGGTCAACCAAAT